The Pseudomonadota bacterium genome window below encodes:
- a CDS encoding LysM peptidoglycan-binding domain-containing protein, with product MPKLLAMSSIVAAPAEYNVSLKPIANKPYVSEVEIGAPIRLARAAQMSVVELRRLNPGVIKDTTVPTGPHRLALPVKNADILKRKIAHSVRPPLAVASAPHSLAAVLAAKRRRAGVRHTIRAGDSLSVIAHQYRVSVRQILRWNRINQQKVLLPGTVLLIYPHRSAA from the coding sequence GTGCCTAAGCTTTTAGCGATGTCGAGCATCGTCGCAGCGCCCGCAGAGTATAACGTCAGCCTCAAACCCATCGCGAATAAACCTTACGTTTCCGAAGTCGAAATCGGCGCACCCATCCGCCTCGCCCGGGCGGCGCAAATGAGCGTGGTCGAATTGCGGCGACTGAATCCGGGCGTGATCAAGGACACGACCGTCCCAACCGGACCACATAGATTAGCATTGCCGGTGAAAAACGCGGATATCCTGAAGCGCAAGATCGCCCACTCGGTAAGACCCCCTCTGGCGGTGGCCAGCGCGCCTCACTCCCTAGCCGCCGTTCTTGCCGCGAAGCGGCGGCGCGCGGGCGTGCGTCACACGATCCGGGCGGGAGACTCGCTGTCCGTAATCGCGCATCAATACCGCGTCAGCGTCCGCCAGATCCTGCGATGGAATCGGATAAACCAGCAAAAGGTGTTACTTCCGGGGACGGTTTTGTTGATTTATCCGCATCGAAGCGCGGCATAA